The Acidobacteriota bacterium genome has a segment encoding these proteins:
- a CDS encoding methylmalonyl-CoA mutase family protein → MSEKPKTRSEPQTSSHIEVKPLYTPAELHGSDYDWDYDREVGYPGEAPFTRGVQPTMYRGRLWTMRQYAGMGDAEESNRRYKYLLAHGTTGLSVAFDLPTQIGMDSDAALAAGEVGKVGVAIDSIADMERLFAGIPLEKISTSMTINATASILLALYIAVAKRSRADVRKISGTVQNDVLKEYIARGTYIYPIPQAMRIVTDIFAYTTEHVPEWNSISISGYHMREAGSTAVQEVAFTLANGMTYVEAAIAAGLDVDKFAGRLSFFFNAHNNFLEEVAKFRAARRMWARIMRDHFGAKAPRSWMLRFHTQTAGSTLTAQQPENNIVRTALQALAAVLGGTQSLHTNSYDEALALPTEDAARVALRTQQIIAYESGAPQTVDPVAGSYYIEALTNEVEKRAQAYLDKIAGMGGMLKAIDRGYVQQEIQNAAYDYQQAVDRAEAVVVGVNRFEVEEETSVPTFRHDPDLERKQVERLHALRARRDKQAWESALKSVEDAARSGDNLMPHIIHAVEGYATVGEISDAMRRVFGEYKETVVI, encoded by the coding sequence ATGAGCGAGAAACCGAAGACGAGATCCGAGCCCCAAACCTCCTCGCACATCGAGGTGAAGCCGCTCTACACCCCGGCGGAGCTCCATGGCTCGGACTACGACTGGGACTACGACCGCGAGGTCGGATATCCGGGCGAAGCGCCATTCACACGCGGCGTGCAGCCGACCATGTACCGCGGACGGCTCTGGACCATGCGCCAATACGCCGGCATGGGTGACGCCGAAGAATCCAATCGCCGCTACAAGTACCTGCTCGCGCATGGGACGACCGGGCTTTCCGTCGCCTTCGACCTGCCCACACAGATCGGCATGGACTCCGACGCGGCGCTCGCCGCCGGCGAGGTCGGCAAGGTCGGCGTGGCCATCGATTCCATCGCAGACATGGAGCGCCTCTTCGCCGGCATCCCGCTCGAAAAGATCTCGACCTCGATGACCATCAATGCGACCGCGTCCATCCTGCTCGCCCTCTACATTGCCGTCGCGAAGCGGTCGCGGGCGGATGTTCGCAAGATATCCGGCACGGTGCAGAACGACGTGCTCAAGGAATACATCGCGCGCGGGACGTACATCTATCCCATCCCGCAGGCGATGCGCATCGTCACCGACATCTTTGCTTACACCACCGAGCACGTGCCCGAGTGGAACTCGATCTCCATCTCGGGCTACCACATGCGCGAGGCGGGTTCGACCGCGGTGCAGGAGGTCGCATTCACGCTCGCCAACGGGATGACCTACGTCGAGGCCGCCATCGCTGCCGGGCTCGACGTCGACAAGTTCGCGGGACGGCTTTCGTTTTTTTTCAACGCGCACAACAATTTCCTCGAAGAGGTCGCAAAGTTCCGCGCCGCGCGGCGGATGTGGGCGCGCATCATGCGTGACCACTTCGGGGCTAAAGCCCCGCGCTCCTGGATGCTGCGCTTCCACACCCAGACGGCCGGCTCGACATTGACCGCGCAGCAGCCGGAGAACAACATCGTTCGGACCGCGCTCCAGGCGCTCGCGGCGGTGCTCGGCGGCACGCAGTCTTTACATACGAATTCATACGATGAGGCCCTCGCCCTACCCACTGAAGACGCCGCGCGTGTGGCGCTCAGGACGCAGCAGATCATCGCTTACGAATCGGGCGCGCCGCAGACGGTCGACCCGGTCGCCGGCTCTTACTACATCGAGGCGCTGACCAATGAAGTGGAGAAGCGCGCGCAGGCCTATCTCGACAAGATCGCCGGCATGGGCGGCATGCTCAAGGCCATCGACCGCGGCTATGTGCAGCAGGAGATACAGAACGCCGCCTACGACTACCAGCAGGCGGTCGACCGTGCCGAGGCCGTCGTTGTGGGGGTCAACCGCTTCGAGGTCGAGGAAGAGACGTCTGTTCCGACCTTCCGGCACGATCCCGACCTCGAGCGCAAGCAAGTCGAGCGCCTGCACGCGCTGCGCGCGCGCCGCGACAAGCAAGCCTGGGAATCCGCCCTGAAGTCGGTAGAAGACGCCGCTCGCTCGGGCGACAATCTTATGCCGCACATCATCCACGCGGTCGAGGGCTACGCGACCGTCGGCGAGATCTCAGACGCGATGCGGCGGGTGTTCGGGGAGTACAAAGAGACCGTGGTGATTTAG
- the sucC gene encoding ADP-forming succinate--CoA ligase subunit beta, with the protein MKIHEYQAKNILSKYGVPVPRGEMAVTIEEAERVAKDLFGAGAKGVVVKAQIHAGGRGKGGGVKVGKTFAEALEHAKKILGMKLVTHQTGPEGKIVHRLLLEETLDIDRELYLGIVLDRAAAKPVFMASKSGGMEIEEVAAKDPKAILKEWVEPGMGLQAFQARNLAFALGIEPAQTNSAVQIMQALYRAYEATDSSLLEINPFVVTKDSRLLALDAKMTFDDNAMFRHKDLKELRDVNEEDPLEVEASKYGLNYIRLDGNIACMVNGAGLAMATMDIIKYAGGSPANFLDVGGGANAEQITNAFKILLSDKHVKAILINIFGGILRVDTLATGVVEAAKATNITIPLVLRLEGTNVEQGREILQKSGLNFIVAQTMKDAAEKVVAAAGK; encoded by the coding sequence ATGAAGATCCACGAGTATCAGGCGAAGAACATCCTGTCGAAGTATGGCGTGCCGGTGCCGCGCGGCGAAATGGCCGTCACCATCGAAGAGGCCGAGCGCGTGGCCAAAGACCTGTTCGGCGCGGGCGCGAAGGGCGTGGTCGTCAAAGCGCAGATCCATGCCGGCGGACGCGGCAAGGGCGGCGGAGTGAAAGTCGGGAAGACATTCGCCGAGGCGCTCGAGCACGCCAAGAAGATCCTGGGCATGAAGCTGGTCACGCACCAGACCGGCCCGGAAGGCAAGATCGTCCACCGGCTGCTGCTCGAAGAGACGCTCGACATCGACCGCGAGCTCTACCTCGGCATCGTGCTCGACCGCGCCGCGGCGAAGCCGGTTTTCATGGCGTCGAAGTCCGGTGGCATGGAGATCGAAGAGGTCGCGGCAAAAGATCCCAAGGCCATCCTGAAAGAGTGGGTCGAGCCGGGGATGGGCTTGCAGGCCTTCCAGGCCCGCAATCTCGCGTTTGCCCTCGGCATCGAGCCCGCGCAGACCAATTCCGCCGTACAGATCATGCAAGCGCTCTATCGCGCGTATGAAGCCACGGACTCGTCGCTACTCGAGATCAATCCCTTCGTCGTCACCAAAGACTCGCGCCTGCTCGCGCTCGACGCCAAGATGACCTTTGACGACAACGCGATGTTCCGTCACAAAGATTTGAAAGAGCTGCGCGACGTGAACGAGGAGGATCCGCTGGAAGTGGAAGCGTCGAAATACGGGCTCAACTACATCCGCTTGGACGGCAACATCGCGTGCATGGTCAACGGCGCTGGTCTGGCGATGGCGACCATGGACATCATCAAGTACGCGGGCGGCTCGCCGGCGAACTTCCTTGACGTAGGCGGCGGCGCGAACGCCGAGCAGATCACCAACGCGTTCAAGATCCTGCTGAGCGACAAACACGTGAAGGCGATCCTCATCAACATCTTTGGCGGCATCCTGCGGGTGGACACGCTCGCCACCGGCGTGGTCGAAGCGGCGAAGGCCACGAACATCACCATCCCGCTGGTGCTGCGCCTCGAAGGCACCAACGTGGAGCAGGGACGCGAGATCTTGCAGAAGAGTGGACTGAACTTCATCGTGGCGCAGACGATGAAGGACGCGGCGGAGAAAGTCGTCGCGGCAGCGGGGAAGTAG